From the Oncorhynchus keta strain PuntledgeMale-10-30-2019 unplaced genomic scaffold, Oket_V2 Un_contig_6200_pilon_pilon, whole genome shotgun sequence genome, one window contains:
- the LOC127925746 gene encoding uncharacterized protein LOC127925746 isoform X2 — MRVVHISDTLSNCNKVHISDTLSNKVHISDTLSNCNKVHISDTVSNKVHISDTVSNCNKVHISDTVSNCNKVHISDTVSNKVHISDTVSNCNKLHISDTVSNCNKVHISDTLSNCNKVHISDTLSNKVHISDTVSNCNKLHISDTVSNCNKVHISDTVSNKVHISDTVSNCNKLHISDTVSNCNKHHISDTVSNCNKVHLSDTVSNKVHISDTVSNKVHISDTVSNCNKVHISDTVSNCNKVHISDTVSNCNKVHISDTVSNCNKVHISDTVSNCNKVHISDTVSNCNKVHISDTVSNKVHLSDTVSNCNKLPISDTVSNKVHISDTVSNCNKVHISDTVSNCNKVHISDTVSNCNKVHISDTVSNCNKLSLSTLHCHTGRRRWRKGLLQTDCSWRKGLLQTDCSWRKGLLQTDCSWRKGLLQTDCSWRKGLLQTDCSWRKGLLQTDCSWRKGLLQTDCSWRKGLLQTDCSWRKGLIQTDCSWRKGLLQTDCSWRKGLIQTGCSWRKGLIQTGCSWRKGLLQTDCSWRKGLLQTDCSWRKGLLQTGCSWRKGLLQTDCSWRKGLLQTDCSWRKGLLQTDCSWRKGLLQTDCSWRKGLLQTGCSWRKGLLQTDCSWRKGLLQTDCSWRKGLLQTDCSWRKGLLQTGCSWRKGLLQTDCSWRKGLLQTDCSWRKGLLQTDCSWRKGLLQTGCSWRKGLLQTGCSWRKGLLQTDCSWRKGLLQTDCSWRKGLLQTGCSWRKGLLQTDCSWRKGLLQTDCSWRKGLLQTGCSWRKGLLQTDCSWRKGLLQTDCSWRKGLIQTDCSWRKGLLQTDCSWRKGLLQTGCSWRKGLLQTGCSWRKGLLQTDCSWRKGLLQTGCSWRKGLLQTGCSWRKGLLQTGCSWRKGLLQTDCSWRKGLLQTDCSWRKGLLQTDCSWRKGLLQTGCSWRKGLLQTDCSWRKGLLQTDCSWRKGLLQTDCSWRKGLLQTGCSWRKGLLQTDCSWRKGLLQTDCSWRKGLLQTDCSWRKGLLQTDCSWRKGLLQTDCSWRKGLLQTDCSWRKGLLQTDCSWRKGLLQTDCSWRKGLLQTDCSWRKGLLQTDCSWRKGLLQTDCSWRKGLLQTDCSWRKGLLQTDCSWRKGLLQTDCSWRKGLLQTGCSWRKGLYRFSRLPACQHHSTMTRHGLWNISLEAKYCVSIG, encoded by the exons ATGAGAGTGGTTCACATATCAGACACCCTCTCCAACTGCAACAAGGTTCACATCTCAGACACCCTCTCCAACAAGGTTCACATATCAGACACCCTCTCCAACTGCAACAAGGTTCACATCTCAGACACCGTCTCCAACAAGGTTCACATCTCAGACACCGTCTCCAACTGCAACAAGGTTCACATATCAGACACCGTCTCCAACTGCAACAAGGTTCACATCTCAGACACCGTCTCCAACAAGGTTCACATATCAGACACCGTCTCCAACTGCAACAAGCTTCACATATCAGACACCGTCTCCAACTGCAACAAGGTTCACATATCAGACACCCTCTCCAACTGCAACAAGGTTCACATCTCAGACACCCTCTCCAACAAGGTTCACATCTCAGACACCGTCTCCAACTGCAACAAACTTCACATCTCAGACACCGTCTCCAACTGCAACAAGGTTCACATCTCAGACACCGTCTCCAACAAGGTTCACATATCAGACACCGTCTCCAACTGCAACAAACTTCACATATCAGACACCGTCTCCAACTGCAACAAACATCACATCTCAGACACCGTCTCCAACTGCAACAAGGTTCACCTCTCAGACACCGTCTCCAACAAGGTTCACATCTCAGACACCGTCTCCAACAAGGTTCACATCTCAGACACCGTCTCCAACTGCAACAAGGTTCACATCTCAGACACCGTCTCCAACTGCAACAAGGTTCACATCTCAGACACCGTCTCCAACTGCAACAAGGTTCACATATCAGACACCGTCTCCAACTGCAACAAGGTTCACATATCAGACACCGTCTCCAACTGCAACAAGGTTCACATATCAGACACCGTCTCCAACTGCAACAAGGTTCACATCTCAGACACCGTCTCCAACAAG GTTCACCTCTCAGACACCGTCTCCAACTGCAACAAACTTCCCATCTCAGACACCGTCTCCAACAAGGTTCACATCTCAGACACCGTCTCCAACTGCAACAAGGTTCACATCTCAGACACCGTCTCCAACTGCAACAAGGTTCACATATCAGACACCGTCTCCAACTGCAACAAGGTTCACATCTCAGACACCGTCTCCAACTGCAACAAACTTTCACTCTCTACTTTACACTGCCACACGGGACGGAGACGCtggaggaaaggcctgttacagacagactgctcttggaggaaaggcctgttacagacagactgctcttggaggaaaggcctgttacagacagactgctcttggaggaaaggcctgttacagacagactgctcttggaggaaaggcctgttacagacagactgctcttggaggaaaggcctgttacagacagactgctcttggaggaaaggcctgttacagacagactgctcttggaggaaaggcctgttacagacagactgctcttggaggaaaggcctgatacagacagactgctcttggaggaaaggcctgttacagacagactgctcttggaggaaaggcctgaTACAGACAGgttgctcttggaggaaaggcctgaTACAGACAGGctgctcttggaggaaaggcctgttacagacag actgctcttggaggaaaggcctgttacagacagactgctcttggaggaaaggcctgttacagacaggttgctcttggaggaaaggcctgttacagacagactgctcttggaggaaaggcctgttacagacagactgctcttggaggaaaggcctgttacagacagactgctcttggaggaaaggcctgttacagacagactgctcttggaggaaaggcctgttacagacaggttgctcttggaggaaaggcctgttacagacagactgctcttggaggaaaggcctgttacagacagactgctcttggaggaaaggcctgttacagacagactgctcttggaggaaaggcctgttacagacaggttgctcttggaggaaaggcctgttacagacagactgctcttggaggaaaggcctgttacagacagactgctcttggaggaaaggcctgttacagacagactgctcttggaggaaaggcctgttacagacaggttgctcttggaggaaaggcctgttacagacaggttgctcttggaggaaaggcctgttacagacagactgctcttggaggaaaggcctgttacagacagactgctcttggaggaaaggcctgttacagacaggttgctcttggaggaaaggcctgttacagacagactgctcttggaggaaaggcctgttacagacagattgctcttggaggaaaggcctgttacagacaggttgctcttggaggaaaggcctgttacagacagactgctcttggaggaaaggcctgttacagacagactgctcttggaggaaaggcctgatacagacagactgctcttggaggaaaggcctgttacagacagactgctcttggaggaaaggcctgttacagacaggttgctcttggaggaaaggcctgttacagacaggttgctcttggaggaaaggcctgttacagacagactgctcttggaggaaaggcctgttacagacaggttgctcttggaggaaaggcctgttacagacaggttgctcttggaggaaaggcctgttacagacaggttgctcttggaggaaaggcctgttacagacagactgctcttggaggaaaggcctgttacagacagactgctcttggaggaaaggcctgttacagacagactgctcttggaggaaaggcctgttacagacaggttgctcttggaggaaaggcctgttacagacagactgctcttggaggaaaggcctgttacagacagactgctcttggaggaaaggcctgttacagacagactgctcttggaggaaaggcctgttacagacaggttgctcttggaggaaaggcctgttacagacagactgctcttggaggaaaggcctgttacagacagactgctcttggaggaaaggcctgttacagacagactgctcttggaggaaaggcctgttacagacagactgctcttggaggaaaggcctgttacagacagactgctcttggaggaaaggcctgttacagacagactgctcttggaggaaaggcctgttacagacagactgctcttggaggaaaggcctgttacagacagactgctcttggaggaaaggcctgttacagacagactgctcttggaggaaaggcctgttacagacagactgctcttggaggaaaggcctgttacagacagactgctcttggaggaaaggcctgttacagacagactgctcttggaggaaaggcctgttacagacagactgctcttggaggaaaggcctgttacagacagactgctcttggaggaaaggcctgttacagacaggttgctcttggaggaaaggcctgtATCGTTTCAGCCGACTGCCAGCTTGTCAACATCACAGTACCATGACAAGACATGGGTTGTGGAATATCAGTTTAGAAGCTAAATactgtgtttctattggctag
- the LOC127925746 gene encoding uncharacterized protein LOC127925746 isoform X25, with amino-acid sequence MRVVHISDTLSNCNKVHISDTLSNKVHISDTLSNCNKVHISDTVSNKVHISDTVSNCNKVHISDTVSNCNKVHISDTVSNKVHISDTVSNCNKLHISDTVSNCNKVHISDTLSNCNKVHISDTLSNKVHISDTVSNCNKLHISDTVSNCNKVHISDTVSNKVHISDTVSNCNKLHISDTVSNCNKHHISDTVSNCNKVHLSDTVSNKVHISDTVSNKVHISDTVSNCNKVHISDTVSNCNKVHISDTVSNCNKVHISDTVSNCNKVHISDTVSNCNKVHISDTVSNCNKVHISDTVSNKVHLSDTVSNCNKLPISDTVSNKVHISDTVSNCNKVHISDTVSNCNKVHISDTVSNCNKVHISDTVSNCNKLSLSTLHCHTGRRRWRKGLLQTDCSWRKGLLQTDCSWRKGLLQTDCSWRKGLLQTDCSWRKGLLQTDCSWRKGLLQTDCSWRKGLLQTDCSWRKGLLQTDCSWRKGLIQTDCSWRKGLLQTDCSWRKGLIQTGCSWRKGLLQTGCSWRKGLLQTGCSWRKGLLQTDCSWRKGLLQTDCSWRKGLLQTGCSWRKGLLQTDCSWRKGLLQTDCSWRKGLIQTDCSWRKGLLQTDCSWRKGLLQTGCSWRKGLLQTGCSWRKGLLQTDCSWRKGLLQTGCSWRKGLLQTGCSWRKGLLQTGCSWRKGLLQTDCSWRKGLLQTDCSWRKGLLQTDCSWRKGLLQTGCSWRKGLLQTDCSWRKGLLQTDCSWRKGLLQTDCSWRKGLLQTGCSWRKGLLQTDCSWRKGLLQTDCSWRKGLLQTDCSWRKGLLQTDCSWRKGLLQTDCSWRKGLLQTDCSWRKGLLQTDCSWRKGLLQTDCSWRKGLLQTDCSWRKGLLQTDCSWRKGLLQTDCSWRKGLLQTDCSWRKGLLQTDCSWRKGLLQTDCSWRKGLLQTGCSWRKGLYRFSRLPACQHHSTMTRHGLWNISLEAKYCVSIG; translated from the exons ATGAGAGTGGTTCACATATCAGACACCCTCTCCAACTGCAACAAGGTTCACATCTCAGACACCCTCTCCAACAAGGTTCACATATCAGACACCCTCTCCAACTGCAACAAGGTTCACATCTCAGACACCGTCTCCAACAAGGTTCACATCTCAGACACCGTCTCCAACTGCAACAAGGTTCACATATCAGACACCGTCTCCAACTGCAACAAGGTTCACATCTCAGACACCGTCTCCAACAAGGTTCACATATCAGACACCGTCTCCAACTGCAACAAGCTTCACATATCAGACACCGTCTCCAACTGCAACAAGGTTCACATATCAGACACCCTCTCCAACTGCAACAAGGTTCACATCTCAGACACCCTCTCCAACAAGGTTCACATCTCAGACACCGTCTCCAACTGCAACAAACTTCACATCTCAGACACCGTCTCCAACTGCAACAAGGTTCACATCTCAGACACCGTCTCCAACAAGGTTCACATATCAGACACCGTCTCCAACTGCAACAAACTTCACATATCAGACACCGTCTCCAACTGCAACAAACATCACATCTCAGACACCGTCTCCAACTGCAACAAGGTTCACCTCTCAGACACCGTCTCCAACAAGGTTCACATCTCAGACACCGTCTCCAACAAGGTTCACATCTCAGACACCGTCTCCAACTGCAACAAGGTTCACATCTCAGACACCGTCTCCAACTGCAACAAGGTTCACATCTCAGACACCGTCTCCAACTGCAACAAGGTTCACATATCAGACACCGTCTCCAACTGCAACAAGGTTCACATATCAGACACCGTCTCCAACTGCAACAAGGTTCACATATCAGACACCGTCTCCAACTGCAACAAGGTTCACATCTCAGACACCGTCTCCAACAAG GTTCACCTCTCAGACACCGTCTCCAACTGCAACAAACTTCCCATCTCAGACACCGTCTCCAACAAGGTTCACATCTCAGACACCGTCTCCAACTGCAACAAGGTTCACATCTCAGACACCGTCTCCAACTGCAACAAGGTTCACATATCAGACACCGTCTCCAACTGCAACAAGGTTCACATCTCAGACACCGTCTCCAACTGCAACAAACTTTCACTCTCTACTTTACACTGCCACACGGGACGGAGACGCtggaggaaaggcctgttacagacagactgctcttggaggaaaggcctgttacagacagactgctcttggaggaaaggcctgttacagacagactgctcttggaggaaaggcctgttacagacagactgctcttggaggaaaggcctgttacagacagactgctcttggaggaaaggcctgttacagacagactgctcttggaggaaaggcctgttacagacagactgctcttggaggaaaggcctgttacagacagactgctcttggaggaaaggcctgatacagacagactgctcttggaggaaaggcctgttacagacagactgctcttggaggaaaggcctgaTACAGACAG gttgctcttggaggaaaggcctgttacagacaggttgctcttggaggaaaggcctgttacagacag gttgctcttggaggaaaggcctgttacagacagactgctcttggaggaaaggcctgttacagacagattgctcttggaggaaaggcctgttacagacaggttgctcttggaggaaaggcctgttacagacagactgctcttggaggaaaggcctgttacagacagactgctcttggaggaaaggcctgatacagacagactgctcttggaggaaaggcctgttacagacagactgctcttggaggaaaggcctgttacagacaggttgctcttggaggaaaggcctgttacagacaggttgctcttggaggaaaggcctgttacagacagactgctcttggaggaaaggcctgttacagacaggttgctcttggaggaaaggcctgttacagacaggttgctcttggaggaaaggcctgttacagacaggttgctcttggaggaaaggcctgttacagacagactgctcttggaggaaaggcctgttacagacagactgctcttggaggaaaggcctgttacagacagactgctcttggaggaaaggcctgttacagacaggttgctcttggaggaaaggcctgttacagacagactgctcttggaggaaaggcctgttacagacagactgctcttggaggaaaggcctgttacagacagactgctcttggaggaaaggcctgttacagacaggttgctcttggaggaaaggcctgttacagacagactgctcttggaggaaaggcctgttacagacagactgctcttggaggaaaggcctgttacagacagactgctcttggaggaaaggcctgttacagacagactgctcttggaggaaaggcctgttacagacagactgctcttggaggaaaggcctgttacagacagactgctcttggaggaaaggcctgttacagacagactgctcttggaggaaaggcctgttacagacagactgctcttggaggaaaggcctgttacagacagactgctcttggaggaaaggcctgttacagacagactgctcttggaggaaaggcctgttacagacagactgctcttggaggaaaggcctgttacagacagactgctcttggaggaaaggcctgttacagacagactgctcttggaggaaaggcctgttacagacagactgctcttggaggaaaggcctgttacagacaggttgctcttggaggaaaggcctgtATCGTTTCAGCCGACTGCCAGCTTGTCAACATCACAGTACCATGACAAGACATGGGTTGTGGAATATCAGTTTAGAAGCTAAATactgtgtttctattggctag
- the LOC127925746 gene encoding uncharacterized protein LOC127925746 isoform X5, whose product MRVVHISDTLSNCNKVHISDTLSNKVHISDTLSNCNKVHISDTVSNKVHISDTVSNCNKVHISDTVSNCNKVHISDTVSNKVHISDTVSNCNKLHISDTVSNCNKVHISDTLSNCNKVHISDTLSNKVHISDTVSNCNKLHISDTVSNCNKVHISDTVSNKVHISDTVSNCNKLHISDTVSNCNKHHISDTVSNCNKVHLSDTVSNKVHISDTVSNKVHISDTVSNCNKVHISDTVSNCNKVHISDTVSNCNKVHISDTVSNCNKVHISDTVSNCNKVHISDTVSNCNKVHISDTVSNKVHLSDTVSNCNKLPISDTVSNKVHISDTVSNCNKVHISDTVSNCNKVHISDTVSNCNKVHISDTVSNCNKLSLSTLHCHTGRRRWRKGLLQTDCSWRKGLLQTDCSWRKGLLQTDCSWRKGLLQTDCSWRKGLLQTDCSWRKGLLQTDCSWRKGLLQTDCSWRKGLLQTDCSWRKGLIQTDCSWRKGLLQTDCSWRKGLIQTGCSWRKGLIQTGCSWRKGLLQTDCSWRKGLLQTDCSWRKGLLQTDCSWRKGLLQTGCSWRKGLLQTDCSWRKGLLQTDCSWRKGLLQTDCSWRKGLLQTGCSWRKGLLQTDCSWRKGLLQTDCSWRKGLLQTDCSWRKGLLQTGCSWRKGLLQTGCSWRKGLLQTDCSWRKGLLQTDCSWRKGLLQTGCSWRKGLLQTDCSWRKGLLQTDCSWRKGLLQTGCSWRKGLLQTDCSWRKGLLQTDCSWRKGLIQTDCSWRKGLLQTDCSWRKGLLQTGCSWRKGLLQTGCSWRKGLLQTDCSWRKGLLQTGCSWRKGLLQTGCSWRKGLLQTGCSWRKGLLQTDCSWRKGLLQTDCSWRKGLLQTDCSWRKGLLQTGCSWRKGLLQTDCSWRKGLLQTDCSWRKGLLQTDCSWRKGLLQTGCSWRKGLLQTDCSWRKGLLQTDCSWRKGLLQTDCSWRKGLLQTDCSWRKGLLQTDCSWRKGLLQTDCSWRKGLLQTDCSWRKGLLQTDCSWRKGLLQTDCSWRKGLLQTDCSWRKGLLQTDCSWRKGLLQTDCSWRKGLLQTDCSWRKGLLQTDCSWRKGLLQTGCSWRKGLYRFSRLPACQHHSTMTRHGLWNISLEAKYCVSIG is encoded by the exons ATGAGAGTGGTTCACATATCAGACACCCTCTCCAACTGCAACAAGGTTCACATCTCAGACACCCTCTCCAACAAGGTTCACATATCAGACACCCTCTCCAACTGCAACAAGGTTCACATCTCAGACACCGTCTCCAACAAGGTTCACATCTCAGACACCGTCTCCAACTGCAACAAGGTTCACATATCAGACACCGTCTCCAACTGCAACAAGGTTCACATCTCAGACACCGTCTCCAACAAGGTTCACATATCAGACACCGTCTCCAACTGCAACAAGCTTCACATATCAGACACCGTCTCCAACTGCAACAAGGTTCACATATCAGACACCCTCTCCAACTGCAACAAGGTTCACATCTCAGACACCCTCTCCAACAAGGTTCACATCTCAGACACCGTCTCCAACTGCAACAAACTTCACATCTCAGACACCGTCTCCAACTGCAACAAGGTTCACATCTCAGACACCGTCTCCAACAAGGTTCACATATCAGACACCGTCTCCAACTGCAACAAACTTCACATATCAGACACCGTCTCCAACTGCAACAAACATCACATCTCAGACACCGTCTCCAACTGCAACAAGGTTCACCTCTCAGACACCGTCTCCAACAAGGTTCACATCTCAGACACCGTCTCCAACAAGGTTCACATCTCAGACACCGTCTCCAACTGCAACAAGGTTCACATCTCAGACACCGTCTCCAACTGCAACAAGGTTCACATCTCAGACACCGTCTCCAACTGCAACAAGGTTCACATATCAGACACCGTCTCCAACTGCAACAAGGTTCACATATCAGACACCGTCTCCAACTGCAACAAGGTTCACATATCAGACACCGTCTCCAACTGCAACAAGGTTCACATCTCAGACACCGTCTCCAACAAG GTTCACCTCTCAGACACCGTCTCCAACTGCAACAAACTTCCCATCTCAGACACCGTCTCCAACAAGGTTCACATCTCAGACACCGTCTCCAACTGCAACAAGGTTCACATCTCAGACACCGTCTCCAACTGCAACAAGGTTCACATATCAGACACCGTCTCCAACTGCAACAAGGTTCACATCTCAGACACCGTCTCCAACTGCAACAAACTTTCACTCTCTACTTTACACTGCCACACGGGACGGAGACGCtggaggaaaggcctgttacagacagactgctcttggaggaaaggcctgttacagacagactgctcttggaggaaaggcctgttacagacagactgctcttggaggaaaggcctgttacagacagactgctcttggaggaaaggcctgttacagacagactgctcttggaggaaaggcctgttacagacagactgctcttggaggaaaggcctgttacagacagactgctcttggaggaaaggcctgttacagacagactgctcttggaggaaaggcctgatacagacagactgctcttggaggaaaggcctgttacagacagactgctcttggaggaaaggcctgaTACAGACAGgttgctcttggaggaaaggcctgaTACAGACAGGctgctcttggaggaaaggcctgttacagacag actgctcttggaggaaaggcctgttacagacagactgctcttggaggaaaggcctgttacagacagactgctcttggaggaaaggcctgttacagacaggttgctcttggaggaaaggcctgttacagacagactgctcttggaggaaaggcctgttacagacagactgctcttggaggaaaggcctgttacagacagactgctcttggaggaaaggcctgttacagacaggttgctcttggaggaaaggcctgttacagacagactgctcttggaggaaaggcctgttacagacagactgctcttggaggaaaggcctgttacagacagactgctcttggaggaaaggcctgttacagacaggttgctcttggaggaaaggcctgttacagacaggttgctcttggaggaaaggcctgttacagacagactgctcttggaggaaaggcctgttacagacagactgctcttggaggaaaggcctgttacagacaggttgctcttggaggaaaggcctgttacagacagactgctcttggaggaaaggcctgttacagacagattgctcttggaggaaaggcctgttacagacaggttgctcttggaggaaaggcctgttacagacagactgctcttggaggaaaggcctgttacagacagactgctcttggaggaaaggcctgatacagacagactgctcttggaggaaaggcctgttacagacagactgctcttggaggaaaggcctgttacagacaggttgctcttggaggaaaggcctgttacagacaggttgctcttggaggaaaggcctgttacagacagactgctcttggaggaaaggcctgttacagacaggttgctcttggaggaaaggcctgttacagacaggttgctcttggaggaaaggcctgttacagacaggttgctcttggaggaaaggcctgttacagacagactgctcttggaggaaaggcctgttacagacagactgctcttggaggaaaggcctgttacagacagactgctcttggaggaaaggcctgttacagacaggttgctcttggaggaaaggcctgttacagacagactgctcttggaggaaaggcctgttacagacagactgctcttggaggaaaggcctgttacagacagactgctcttggaggaaaggcctgttacagacaggttgctcttggaggaaaggcctgttacagacagactgctcttggaggaaaggcctgttacagacagactgctcttggaggaaaggcctgttacagacagactgctcttggaggaaaggcctgttacagacagactgctcttggaggaaaggcctgttacagacagactgctcttggaggaaaggcctgttacagacagactgctcttggaggaaaggcctgttacagacagactgctcttggaggaaaggcctgttacagacagactgctcttggaggaaaggcctgttacagacagactgctcttggaggaaaggcctgttacagacagactgctcttggaggaaaggcctgttacagacagactgctcttggaggaaaggcctgttacagacagactgctcttggaggaaaggcctgttacagacagactgctcttggaggaaaggcctgttacagacagactgctcttggaggaaaggcctgttacagacaggttgctcttggaggaaaggcctgtATCGTTTCAGCCGACTGCCAGCTTGTCAACATCACAGTACCATGACAAGACATGGGTTGTGGAATATCAGTTTAGAAGCTAAATactgtgtttctattggctag